One Rouxiella sp. S1S-2 genomic window, CGGTAAGGACTGGATTAACGGTTTTTATCCTGCCTTTATTCGCCATATTCAGGGCAAAGTGTGGAGCATTCCCTTCCAGCGCTCAACGGTGGTGCTTTACTGGAACAAACAGGCGTTTGAGAAAGCCGGCCTGAAAGCCGACGAAGCGCCGAAAAACTGGCAGGAAGTGGTCGACTTTGGCAAGAAACTGGTGATCCGCGACGGCAATGACGTTAAGCAGTGGGGCATTGAAATTCCTTCTACGCCAAACGGGTACTGGAACTTCCAGGGGATTGCCGCGACCAACGGTGCACGTCTTGACAACGGCAAAGGCACCGCGGTGACCTTTAACACACCGGCCACGGTTGAGGCACTGCACTGGCTAACCAATTTGGCGCAGAAAGACGGCGTATCACCTAAGGGCGCTATTGCCTGGGGTACCACGCCGCAGGACTTTATCGACGGAAAAACGGCGATGATGGTCACCACCACCGGCAACCTTACGACGGTAAACGATAACGCCAAGTTCCCGTTTGGCGTGGCGATGTTGCCAGAAAAAACACAACGCGGCAGCCCAACCGGCGGTGGCAACCTTTACGTTTTCAAAAATGGCACGCCAGAGCAGCAGAAAGCCGCGCTTGAGTTTATTCGCTGGGTGTCTGCCCCTGAGCAGGCGGCGCGCTGGAGTATTGCAACCGGCTATGTCGCAACCTCACCCGCGGCTTGGGAAACGGATGCCATGAAGCGCTACGTGCAGAAAGTGCCACAGGCGCTAGTCGCCCGCGAGCAGCTCAAATTCTCGCAGCCGGAGCTGTCAACCTATAACAGCGTGCAGATACAAGAGTTAATGAATCACGCCATTGAAGCGGCCGTGACACAAACCAAAACGCCAGAGCAGGCGCTAGAATCAGCGCAGAAGCAGGCCGATCGTCTGCTGAAACCTTACCAATAACGGGACGTTAACATGAGCACGCTTCACACTGTGGCACCCGTTGTGCGTAACAAAGGGCTGTCTTTGCAGCTCTATGGTTATCTGCTGGTATTGCCGGCGCTGGTTTTTCTTATCATGTTTACGCATTATCCAGCGTTGGCCACGGTGTGGGAAAGCGTGTTCAGCGCGGCGAGAAGCGGACACCCAGCCCAGTTTGTCGGGCTGGATAACTACCGTGCGCTGATTGATGACGACACCTTTATGCTGTCATTACGCAATAATTTACTTTACGCGGTGGTCACTATTCCGCTGGCCGTCGGGTTGGCGCTGATGATGGCATTGGCGGTGAATCGTCGACTACGAGGCAATGCCTTGACCCGTGCAGCCTTTTTCATTCCCTCGTTGCTGCCCATGGTAGCGATTGCCAATCTTTGGCTGTTTTTTTATACCCCGCAGCTGGGGCTACTCAACCACCTGCTGTCACTTCTCTCTCTTCCTGCGGTTAACTGGCTCGGCGAGCCGGGCACTGCGCTTTACAGTTTGATGGTGGTTTCAGTTTGGCGTGAGGCGGGATTTTTCATGATTTTTTATCTGGCGGCGTTGCAGCAGATTGACCCCAGGCTCGCCGAAGCGGCGGAAATAGAAGGGGCCTCTCGCGGCTACTTCTTCCGTAAAATTCAGTGGCCGCTGCTGATGCCCACCACGTTATTCATTCTGATTAATGCGTCAATGAACGCCTTCCGCATCGTCGATCAGGTGATTGCGATGACCAACGGTGGCCCAGATAACAGTACCAGCCTGCTGCTGTTTTATATTTATCGCACGGCGTTCAGCTATTGGAATCTGCCTTATGCCTCGGCCATGACCGTGGTGCTGCTGGTGATTCTGGCATCAATCGCGCTAATCAAATTTAACCTGTTGGACAAGCGAGCACATTACCAATGAGCCTGACGATGACGGTTGCGCCGCAACGCGCTTTTTCACTGGGTCGCCTGTGCCTTAATCTGAGCATTTGGCTGGCCGCGCTGCTGTGGTTTTTGCCCATACTGGTCTCTTTCTGGGTGGCCATTCACCCCGCCTCCGAGCAGGGTAGCTTTTCGCTCTTTGCACCGCTGACCCTGCAGAATTTTGTTCACGCCTGGGAGGCCGCGCCGTTTGGCCGCTACTTCATCAACACCACGCTGCTGGTATTAATGATTGTTATCTGCCAGCTTATTCTTGCAACCATGGCGGCCTACGCACTGGTGCGCTTTCGCCTCAGGGGCGCGGGGATAATTTTTTCGCTGATTTTATTGCAGCTGATGATCAGTCCTGACGTGTTGATTCTTAACAACTATCAAACCATTGGCGCACTCGGTCTGCGCGACAGTCTGCTAGGTATTGCGCTGCCTTACTTTGCATCAGCTTTTGCCATTTTTCTGCTGCGTCAAACCTTTAAAAGTATTCCATTGGTGCTGGAGGAAGCGGCGATTGTTGAAGGCGCGAGCCGCTTCTACATCCTTCGACGTATCTATATTCCCCTTGCGAAACCGATTTATATCGCTTTTGCGCTAGTGTCTATTAGCTTTCACTGGAACGATTTCCTTTGGCCGCTGGTGATTACCGACTCGGTAAAAGTACGCCCGCTGACCGTGGGTCTGCAGCTCTTTTCTGCGCCTGAACAAGGCGTGCAGTGGGCACTGATTGGTGCCGCAACCATCATGACATCCTTGCCGCTGTTGGTGCTGTTTTTAGTGTTCCAACGACAGTTCGTGCAGTCCTTTATGCGCGCCGGCATTCGCTAAGCAGGAGTAATAACATGAGCCTTCCATTAAGCGCCGAGCAGCGCCAGGTTTTAGGCAAGGTTGGCGCGCTGTATGACGCACCTTTGCTGTCGGAAACGCCGCATTCAAGCACCACACTGCGCTTTGGGCTGATAGCCGACCCGCAATATGCCGACGCCGAGCCTGGCGTGACGCATCCGCGTTTCTATCGCAACAGCCTGTGCAAGCTAAAAAAGGCAATTAGCGAACTTAACGAGCATCATCTTGAGTTTGTGGTGACGCTGGGTGATTTGGTTGACCGCGACTGGAAAAGCTTTGATGCCGTATTGCCGGTTTATGAGGCATTACGTCACCCCCATGCCGTGGTAATAGGCAATCATGATGCGCAGGTGATCACCGAGTATTTATCCGAGCAAACGCCGGTGCAGGGCTTGCCGAAAAGCTATTATCAATTTGGCCAGCCGGGCTATCGTTTTATCGTGATTGACGGTAACGATCACAGTCTTTACTGCAACCATGGTAACGGCGACGAACGCCAGCAGGCTCAGGCTACGCTCGACAGTTTGATTGCTGAAGGGGCTATACAAGCGCAGAGCTGGAACGGCGGAGTGGGAAGCCAGCAGCTGCAGTGGCTGGAGCAATCGCTGCATCAGGCGCAAGCGCAGCAGGAAACCGTGCTGGTGTTCGGGCATTATCCGCTGGTGCCGGAAAATAAGCACAACCTGTGGAACTGTGAACAGCTCGTTGAGCTGCTGTGCCGCTACGGTGTTCGCGCGTATTTTGCCGGGCACGACCATGAGGGTGGGTATGCACGCGTGGGCGGCACAGACTTTATCACCCTTAAAGGTATGGTGGACGGCGCCGATCGCCTACCTTTTGCCATGGTTGAACTCAAAGCCGGTGAACTGACCGTTAACGGCTACGGCCCTGAAATTAGTCGCGTACTGCCCGCTGCACAGGGTGAAAATGCCGTGGGAACACCGATAAAAGCGTCATTTACCCACTGACAGGCTATGCTGCTGACGTCGGGTGTGAGGCACAGCACCACGTCGTCGGAGCATCGTAAAAAATCAGTGGATAAGCGTTTACCTACGCTTTTTTAAAAATATTATGGTGATACCCCGCAACGCGACTTGCGTCAGTAGCCGTTCAGTAGTACAAAATTAGTACGTGATGTTCGTCACGTTTATCAAGCGTAACCTCATAGCAACTGTGATCTAGCCTATACTTTAATGAGGGCATCAATTGGCGCTGACCGAGACTTCTTAAGCGCTTTCATTGCCCCAGATTGTTTGTTTGAAAATAATTTTTTTGCATCAGGTGAAAATGGGCCGTAACGACATTCAATCAATTGCTAGGAGGAGGAGAAATAATGTCTGAATACCATTATTTGCTTCTGGGCGGAAGCCGCCATGGACAAAAACATGTCGATGAAAATCACCAGTTTTCACTGTTCTTTCGTGGAGACAACTCAGGCGACCTGGCACAGGCCAAAGCCGAGCTTTATGGCGTACAGAACGAGCGTTACAAAGTCTGCCCGGAAAAATGTTCGGATGGAAATTGGTATCTGATAGGTTACTGTGGCGCTTGCCCAGAGATACCGATTGATGAGAAAACTAACCTGTTAATTCACAAAAACATCAAACCTATGATGTAGTGTTGATATGTAAGTTAATATACGTTAAATCAAACCTCGCAATTGCGGGGTTTGTTGCTTTTTTATTGTCCTCAATTCTAGGTTATATATTTTATACTTCTGACTTTGTGATTGTTTGTGTATAAATTATAAGGCATTCTCTTGTGAAGTTAGTTTTCGGTAATTACACTCTTATTTAATTGATTGTAAATAAATCAGTGATCTCATTAAAGTCTATTGCTATCTATATACATTGGAGAAAGAAGGGCATAAAAGTCATCAATTTAACGGGTTGAAATGTTTAGTTTTAAAGAATATCACAAACTGGTTTCCTGGCTATAAGTTAATTAACTCTTAATTATTAATGTCTATTTATTTTTAAGAGCAATGTATGAAAATGTTTATAATAAACCTATTAAGTCAATGCGAGAGAAGAAGGGAAATACTCTATCAATGTTATCAACTTAAATTGGATGTCGAAATATTTGACGCTATTGAAGGCGCATCATTAAATAATGTCTTCTTCGCACAGCAGGTGGTCAACTTCCCTGATTGTAAATTAACTGCAGGTGGAGTGGGGTGTGCATTAAGTCATCGAGCTTGTTACCAGCGAATGATAGACGAAGACTTACCCTTTGCCCTGATCCTGGAAGACAACGCGCGGATTGATGGTCGAGTGGTGAAGGTTGTTAAGCAAATAGAATTAAACGTTAAATAAAAGAAGGGCTTACCGGCATGGTGAGCAGAAAAAATTCGCTTCTATCAATTCAAGAGATTGAAGAAAGTGTTGACGAACAAATTTAATAAAAAAACTCACTGCTCAACGTTTTGAGCAGCATTGGAATATGTTAGTCGAAAAGGGGCTAGAAAGCGTCTCACTGCCGGTTGCAGGTATAGAATATACGATATATTCTTTAAGGCTGTTTCTTAACCCGGCATTATTCCATGCACCCACATTTGGCGCTGCTCGACGTAAAAAACCTCGCTATCCAAACGGCTAACGGGCAGCCGTTGGTTGATGATATTTCCTTTCACGTCAATCGCGGCGAAATGGTGGCGCTGGTGGGGGAGTCCGGCTCTGGGAAAACGCTAAGCTCTCTGGCTTTAATAGGGTTGCTGCCCACAGGTGTGAGCATGACGAATGGCGTTATTAGCCTGAATAATCAGGTTATTTCCAGTTCTGGAACGGATTTTGATGCTTCTATGCGCGGCAAACATCTGGCGATGATTTTTCAGGAACCGATGACCAGCATGAATCCGGTGCTCAAGGTGGGTGAGCAAATAGCTGAAGTGTTGGTGAGACATCACCGTATTAGTTGGAAGCAGGCGCATAAAGAGGCCGTTGAGCTGCTCGACCGCGTAGGCATTATCGAGCCGCAGCGCCGCGCGAAGCAGTATATTCACCAGCTCTCCGGCGGCATGCGTCAAAGAGTGATGATTGCTAGCGCCATCAGCTGTAAGCCGTCGCTTTTGATAGCCGACGAGCCGACTACCGCGCTGGATGTCACTATTCAGGCACAGATCCTTGCGCTATTGCAGGAGCTGCAAAAAGAGATGGCGTTGGGCGTGCTGCTCATCACTCATGACCTCAGTCTGGTTGCGCGCTATGCCGACCGAGCCTGCGTTATGCACCAAGGGAATATTGTTGAGCAGGGCAGCGTGAAGCAACTGTTGACCACTCCGCAAGAACCCTACACGCGTAAGCTTATCGCCGCATCACAACCTGAGCCTAGAACGGTTATGCAGCCCATTAGCGTAGATTTTCCGCTGGTGCGCCTGCGAGAACTTACTAAGAGTTACCCGCAAACTCAGCGGTTGCCGTTTATTGCCGCCAAACGCCAAACCGTATTGCATCCGACTACGCTAGATATTCGACGCGGCGAGATCCTTGGGCTTATCGGTGAATCAGGCTCGGGAAAAACGACACTTGGGCGAGCGATTATCGGTCTGATTGAAACTGACAGCGGTGATATTGAATTCGACGGCGTTTCATTGACTCGGACGTATCAATCTGCACGGCGAAACATGCGCAGCCGGGCTCAGATCATTTTTCAGGACCCTTATGCCAGTCTTAATCCCAACATTACCATCGGCGAGCAAATAGCGGAGCCACTGCGCGTTTACAAACTGCGTCAACCGGCGCTAATAGCGGCGCGCGTTGAAGAATTGCTGAAGCTGGTAGGTTTAGAAGCGCATCACGCTGGCCGTTTACCCCGTGCATTTTCCGGCGGTCAGCGTCAGCGTATCGCCATTGCCAGAGCACTGGCCCTTGAGCCTGAACTGCTGGTGGCGGATGAGGCAGTGTCTGCACTGGATTTATCAGTGCGTGGACAAGTTTTGGCGCTGCTCGACCAATTGCGCCAACGGCTTGGCCTCACCGTGCTGTTTATTAGTCACGATCTCGCGGCGGTCAGACAAGTATGTGATCGCGTAGTGGTGCTTTACCATGGGAAAGTGGTCGAGAGCGGCTTAACTGAGCAGGTATTGGTGGCGCCTAAACACGCCTATACGCAGCAATTGCTTGCCGCTGCCCCCAGCATCACCGAGGCGCTGCGGATACGTGAGGCTAGTTAACTCCCGCTGAACATCGGCAGTTCGCTATGCTCGGCCCACTCGTGCCAGGAGCCAACATAAATCGCCAGATTTTCGTAGCCTGCTACTTTGAGAGCCGCATAAACCGTGGCCGCACGTGCGCCGCGATGGCAGTAGATAATCTGTCGTTCTTGTGGGGAAAGTCCGACCTGTTCAGCACGTTGACGCAGGCTGGCGGTATCGACGAACGCGCCATTTTGCACCACATCTTCCCAAAAAAGTAAAACAGCGCCTGGAATACGGCCCGCGCGCGGGCAGCAGTCGTGGGCAAACTCGCCGTAAAATTCACTTGGACGCCGCGCATCGACCAGCGTAGCCCCCTTAGTCTGGGCATTGATGACTTCGTCACGCGTGGCGACCAGCAGTCTTTCACCCGTTTTACGGCAAGCAACGTCGGTGAATTCGGCATCAATGGTTGCGCTATAGCCATTGCCAGGCAAAAGTTCCCCGCCCGCTAAGCGCCACGCATCGAGGCCGCCGTTAAGAATATAGGCTTCTTTTATCCCGGCAAACTGCGCAAACCAGGCCCCGCGGGGGGATCGCATTCCGACCTGTTGTTCAAAAAATACTGGAGTGACGTTGTCACATAGTTTGAGTTGCTGCCAGGCATGGTGAAAGGCATTAGCCATTTGCTGAATGCCGAACTCTGTACTGTCGGGAATAAAATAGTCGTAAACGTTAAGATGATAAGCCCCCGGTAATGTGCTCTGCTGCCACAGCGCCTTATCGCGCACGTCAACGGTGATAAATTGCTCACCGGCTTTCATTCGGGCTAGCAGGTCAGCGGCTTCAATTAGCATGGTTTATCCTGGTCATAGTGAGAGGCCGAAAAAAGTGACAGTAGCGTGCCTACATTGCGCTCTGTAGCGCGCGTTAGCACTCGTGCTGCCAGAGCAACGTCGAAAACGTTGAGGCCAAAAGATGAGAAATAAACGCTGTCATCGGCTGCGGGTCGCCAGCCGTCAAGCAGCAGATTGCCGAGGTCGGCGTCAACACGGCCGGCGCTAAATTGCCCGGCCCGATACATTTGAAACAGGCTTTTGGCGCTGGATTCGCAAAAATCACCCCACAGGTCGACCACTACGCGGCTGCAGCGGTTGATAGCGGCAAAACTGACCTCGTGATAACCGACCTGAATCACTATTCTGCCGGGTCTGATGGCATCGGCATCAATTAAGGGCTCGGCCGCGCTGGTGCAGGTAAGGATTGCATCATTCTCAAGCGCAATCGCCTGGGGTAAATCCGCGTACTCAT contains:
- a CDS encoding metallophosphoesterase, whose amino-acid sequence is MSLPLSAEQRQVLGKVGALYDAPLLSETPHSSTTLRFGLIADPQYADAEPGVTHPRFYRNSLCKLKKAISELNEHHLEFVVTLGDLVDRDWKSFDAVLPVYEALRHPHAVVIGNHDAQVITEYLSEQTPVQGLPKSYYQFGQPGYRFIVIDGNDHSLYCNHGNGDERQQAQATLDSLIAEGAIQAQSWNGGVGSQQLQWLEQSLHQAQAQQETVLVFGHYPLVPENKHNLWNCEQLVELLCRYGVRAYFAGHDHEGGYARVGGTDFITLKGMVDGADRLPFAMVELKAGELTVNGYGPEISRVLPAAQGENAVGTPIKASFTH
- a CDS encoding sulfurtransferase; protein product: MLIEAADLLARMKAGEQFITVDVRDKALWQQSTLPGAYHLNVYDYFIPDSTEFGIQQMANAFHHAWQQLKLCDNVTPVFFEQQVGMRSPRGAWFAQFAGIKEAYILNGGLDAWRLAGGELLPGNGYSATIDAEFTDVACRKTGERLLVATRDEVINAQTKGATLVDARRPSEFYGEFAHDCCPRAGRIPGAVLLFWEDVVQNGAFVDTASLRQRAEQVGLSPQERQIIYCHRGARAATVYAALKVAGYENLAIYVGSWHEWAEHSELPMFSGS
- a CDS encoding ABC transporter ATP-binding protein yields the protein MHPHLALLDVKNLAIQTANGQPLVDDISFHVNRGEMVALVGESGSGKTLSSLALIGLLPTGVSMTNGVISLNNQVISSSGTDFDASMRGKHLAMIFQEPMTSMNPVLKVGEQIAEVLVRHHRISWKQAHKEAVELLDRVGIIEPQRRAKQYIHQLSGGMRQRVMIASAISCKPSLLIADEPTTALDVTIQAQILALLQELQKEMALGVLLITHDLSLVARYADRACVMHQGNIVEQGSVKQLLTTPQEPYTRKLIAASQPEPRTVMQPISVDFPLVRLRELTKSYPQTQRLPFIAAKRQTVLHPTTLDIRRGEILGLIGESGSGKTTLGRAIIGLIETDSGDIEFDGVSLTRTYQSARRNMRSRAQIIFQDPYASLNPNITIGEQIAEPLRVYKLRQPALIAARVEELLKLVGLEAHHAGRLPRAFSGGQRQRIAIARALALEPELLVADEAVSALDLSVRGQVLALLDQLRQRLGLTVLFISHDLAAVRQVCDRVVVLYHGKVVESGLTEQVLVAPKHAYTQQLLAAAPSITEALRIREAS
- a CDS encoding carbohydrate ABC transporter permease, coding for MSLTMTVAPQRAFSLGRLCLNLSIWLAALLWFLPILVSFWVAIHPASEQGSFSLFAPLTLQNFVHAWEAAPFGRYFINTTLLVLMIVICQLILATMAAYALVRFRLRGAGIIFSLILLQLMISPDVLILNNYQTIGALGLRDSLLGIALPYFASAFAIFLLRQTFKSIPLVLEEAAIVEGASRFYILRRIYIPLAKPIYIAFALVSISFHWNDFLWPLVITDSVKVRPLTVGLQLFSAPEQGVQWALIGAATIMTSLPLLVLFLVFQRQFVQSFMRAGIR
- a CDS encoding carbohydrate ABC transporter permease — encoded protein: MSTLHTVAPVVRNKGLSLQLYGYLLVLPALVFLIMFTHYPALATVWESVFSAARSGHPAQFVGLDNYRALIDDDTFMLSLRNNLLYAVVTIPLAVGLALMMALAVNRRLRGNALTRAAFFIPSLLPMVAIANLWLFFYTPQLGLLNHLLSLLSLPAVNWLGEPGTALYSLMVVSVWREAGFFMIFYLAALQQIDPRLAEAAEIEGASRGYFFRKIQWPLLMPTTLFILINASMNAFRIVDQVIAMTNGGPDNSTSLLLFYIYRTAFSYWNLPYASAMTVVLLVILASIALIKFNLLDKRAHYQ
- a CDS encoding glycosyltransferase family 25 protein, which encodes MKMFIINLLSQCERRREILYQCYQLKLDVEIFDAIEGASLNNVFFAQQVVNFPDCKLTAGGVGCALSHRACYQRMIDEDLPFALILEDNARIDGRVVKVVKQIELNVK
- a CDS encoding ABC transporter substrate-binding protein; amino-acid sequence: MSIAMRLTRVATALLLVSTTSAFAADPIKLQMYYPIAVGGKITHTVDGLVADFEKIHPEISIQPVYTGDYATTVTKALTAFRGGNAPQMAVIGDIEAYSLIDAGAIVPVSDLANDQAGKDWINGFYPAFIRHIQGKVWSIPFQRSTVVLYWNKQAFEKAGLKADEAPKNWQEVVDFGKKLVIRDGNDVKQWGIEIPSTPNGYWNFQGIAATNGARLDNGKGTAVTFNTPATVEALHWLTNLAQKDGVSPKGAIAWGTTPQDFIDGKTAMMVTTTGNLTTVNDNAKFPFGVAMLPEKTQRGSPTGGGNLYVFKNGTPEQQKAALEFIRWVSAPEQAARWSIATGYVATSPAAWETDAMKRYVQKVPQALVAREQLKFSQPELSTYNSVQIQELMNHAIEAAVTQTKTPEQALESAQKQADRLLKPYQ